The following are encoded together in the Pseudomonas maumuensis genome:
- a CDS encoding TonB-dependent siderophore receptor produces the protein MNNNNPLLQLRRLALALAVSAAAGNSYADSIQIQAQPLAGALKQLGQQTNLQLFFSPELVDGKQAPAVSGNLAPEQALQQLLQGSGLTFEQSADTVVVKPVQAAGTLTTGSLELAPTDVKVVGDWLGDAQQSVVQNHPGARTVVRREAMVEKGTMNVRDALRGIPGVQVQDSNGTGGSDLSLNVGVRGLTSRLSPRSTVLIDGIPAAFAPYGQPQLSMAPISSGNLDSIDVVRGAGSVRYGPQNVGGVINFVTRAIPEKASGELSTTLETSRDGGWKHTESAFVGGTADNGMGVALLYTGVNGDGYRESNNDNDIDDVMLKTHWAPTDVDEFWLNFHYYDGRADMPGGLTQAQYDHNPYQSVRDYDYFSGRRKDVSFKWQRQIDDATQFEVLTYYTDSFRGSAIAARDQKTLSSYPRNYHTFAIEPRLSRIFFVGPTTQEVSVGYRYLKEAMREQSTRLALVDNVPTVTPTSDGHVFQDRSGGTEASAYYIDDKIDVGNWTITPGIRFEHINTDWRDRPVLDANYRPVPEKNRSITSNEPLPALSVMYHMSDAWKLFANYETSFGSLQYFQLGQGGTGNNTANGLEPEKAKTYEVGTRYDDGGFAGELTAFYIDFDDELQYISNDIGWTNLGATKHQGIEASVRYDLVGLDPRLEGLSVNGGYTYTRATYEGEIPGFKGRDLPFYSRQVATAGVRYEVNRWTWNLDAFAQSKQRAPGTGMNANGSFNGNYITEPSADGQYGDIPGYVTWHARGGYAFGPQLSNLKLAAGVKNLFDKQYFTRSSDNNAGIYVGEPRTFYVQASVGF, from the coding sequence GTGAACAACAATAATCCCCTTCTCCAGCTGCGCCGCCTGGCGCTGGCCCTGGCGGTCAGCGCCGCCGCCGGCAACAGCTACGCCGACAGCATCCAGATCCAGGCCCAGCCATTGGCGGGCGCGCTCAAGCAGCTGGGCCAGCAGACCAATCTGCAACTGTTCTTCAGCCCCGAGCTGGTGGATGGCAAGCAGGCCCCGGCGGTGTCCGGCAACCTGGCGCCGGAGCAGGCCCTGCAGCAACTGCTGCAAGGCAGCGGGCTGACCTTCGAGCAGTCCGCGGACACCGTGGTGGTCAAGCCGGTCCAGGCCGCTGGCACCCTGACTACCGGTAGCCTGGAGCTGGCGCCCACCGATGTGAAAGTGGTCGGTGATTGGTTGGGCGACGCCCAGCAAAGCGTGGTGCAGAACCATCCAGGCGCGCGCACCGTGGTGCGCCGCGAAGCGATGGTGGAGAAGGGCACGATGAACGTGCGTGACGCACTGCGCGGTATCCCGGGCGTGCAGGTGCAGGATTCCAACGGCACCGGTGGCAGCGACCTGTCGCTGAACGTCGGCGTGCGTGGCCTGACGTCGCGCCTGTCGCCGCGTTCGACCGTGCTGATCGATGGCATTCCGGCGGCATTCGCCCCCTACGGCCAGCCACAGCTGTCGATGGCGCCGATCTCGTCGGGCAACCTCGACAGCATCGACGTGGTCCGCGGTGCAGGCTCGGTGCGCTATGGCCCGCAGAACGTCGGTGGGGTGATCAACTTCGTCACCCGGGCGATCCCCGAGAAGGCCAGCGGCGAGCTGTCCACCACCCTCGAGACTTCGCGCGATGGCGGCTGGAAACACACCGAATCGGCCTTCGTCGGCGGCACCGCCGACAACGGCATGGGCGTGGCGTTGCTGTACACCGGCGTGAATGGCGATGGCTATCGCGAAAGCAACAACGACAACGATATCGACGACGTGATGCTCAAGACCCATTGGGCACCGACCGATGTCGACGAGTTCTGGCTCAATTTCCACTACTACGATGGCCGCGCCGACATGCCGGGCGGCCTGACCCAGGCCCAGTACGATCACAACCCGTACCAGTCGGTGCGCGACTACGACTACTTCAGCGGCCGGCGCAAGGATGTGTCGTTCAAGTGGCAGCGGCAGATCGACGACGCCACCCAGTTCGAGGTGCTGACTTACTACACCGACAGCTTCCGTGGCAGCGCCATCGCCGCTCGCGATCAGAAGACCCTGTCGTCGTACCCGCGCAACTACCACACCTTCGCCATCGAGCCACGCCTGTCGCGGATCTTCTTCGTCGGCCCGACCACCCAGGAAGTCAGCGTCGGCTACCGCTACCTGAAGGAAGCGATGCGCGAGCAGTCCACCCGCCTGGCGCTGGTCGACAACGTGCCGACCGTGACCCCGACCTCCGACGGCCATGTGTTCCAGGACCGCAGCGGGGGCACCGAGGCCAGCGCCTACTACATCGACGACAAGATCGACGTCGGTAACTGGACCATCACCCCGGGCATCCGCTTCGAGCACATCAACACCGACTGGCGCGACCGCCCAGTGCTGGACGCCAACTATCGTCCGGTGCCGGAGAAGAACCGCAGCATCACCAGCAACGAACCGCTGCCGGCGCTGAGCGTGATGTACCACATGTCCGATGCCTGGAAGCTGTTCGCCAACTACGAGACCTCGTTCGGCAGCCTGCAGTACTTCCAGCTGGGCCAGGGCGGTACCGGCAACAACACGGCCAACGGCCTGGAGCCGGAGAAAGCCAAGACCTACGAAGTGGGTACCCGCTATGACGACGGCGGTTTTGCCGGTGAGTTGACCGCGTTCTACATCGACTTCGACGACGAGTTGCAGTACATCAGCAACGATATCGGCTGGACCAACCTGGGGGCGACCAAGCACCAGGGCATCGAGGCGTCGGTGCGCTACGACCTGGTCGGTCTTGACCCACGCCTGGAAGGCCTGTCGGTCAATGGTGGCTACACCTATACCCGCGCCACCTATGAAGGGGAGATTCCCGGCTTCAAGGGCCGCGACCTGCCGTTCTACTCGCGCCAGGTGGCCACGGCCGGTGTGCGCTACGAGGTCAATCGCTGGACCTGGAACCTGGACGCCTTCGCCCAATCCAAGCAGCGCGCGCCGGGTACCGGGATGAACGCCAACGGCAGTTTCAATGGCAACTACATCACCGAGCCGAGTGCCGACGGGCAGTATGGCGACATTCCGGGCTACGTCACCTGGCATGCCCGGGGTGGCTATGCGTTCGGGCCGCAGCTGTCGAACCTGAAGCTGGCCGCGGGGGTGAAGAACCTGTTCGACAAGCAGTACTTCACCCGCTCCAGCGACAACAACGCGGGGATCTATGTGGGTGAGCCGCGCACGTTCTATGTGCAGGCCAGCGTAGGGTTCTGA
- a CDS encoding sigma-70 family RNA polymerase sigma factor, whose protein sequence is MSGPKGFLDHYQELIGTWTRKLRSRQQAEDLAHDAFVRVLENPREQVEQPRAYLHQTARNIAVDGFRREDRRQALELEAFAGDMAAGDDPEAYVHALELADSVERALAELPLNCRRVFIWQKLEGLTQAEIAERMGLTKNMVEKYMIRTLRHLREHLDVSAR, encoded by the coding sequence GTGTCCGGACCCAAAGGCTTCCTCGACCATTACCAAGAGCTGATCGGCACCTGGACGCGCAAGCTGCGCAGTCGACAGCAGGCCGAGGATCTCGCCCACGATGCCTTTGTACGGGTGCTGGAAAATCCGCGCGAGCAGGTCGAACAACCACGCGCCTACTTGCACCAGACCGCCCGCAACATCGCCGTCGACGGCTTTCGCCGCGAGGACCGACGCCAGGCCCTGGAGCTTGAGGCCTTCGCAGGGGACATGGCCGCAGGGGACGATCCGGAAGCGTATGTACATGCCCTGGAACTGGCCGACAGCGTCGAGCGGGCGCTGGCCGAGCTGCCGCTCAACTGCCGCAGGGTGTTCATCTGGCAGAAGCTCGAAGGCCTGACCCAGGCCGAGATCGCCGAGCGCATGGGTTTGACCAAGAACATGGTCGAAAAGTATATGATCCGCACGCTCCGACATCTGCGTGAGCACCTGGATGTGTCGGCCAGATGA
- a CDS encoding osmoprotectant ABC transporter ATP-binding protein OsmV — protein MIELKNLSKTFNVNGKDVKAVDAVSLTVNEGEICVFLGPSGCGKSTTLKMINRLITPTSGQVFINGEDTTGLDEVTLRRHIGYVIQQIGLFPNMTIEENITVVPRLLGWDKQKCHERARELMHMIKLEPKQYLQRYPRELSGGQQQRIGVIRALAAEAPVLLMDEPFGAVDPINREMIQNEFFEMQRALNKTVIMVSHDIDEAIKLGDKIAIFRAGKLLQLDHPDTLLAHPVDDFVSNFVGQDSTLKRLLLVRAEDAADNAPSLSPETPVGDALELLDEHDRRYVVVTDAQNRALGYVRRRDMHRQQGTCGDFLRPFNATAAHDEHLRILLSRMYEFNRAWLPVLDAEQVFLGEVTQESIAAYLSSGRSRGAKTSIVSPAEAVTS, from the coding sequence ATGATCGAACTGAAGAACCTCAGCAAGACCTTCAACGTCAACGGCAAGGACGTCAAAGCCGTCGACGCGGTTAGCCTCACCGTCAACGAAGGCGAAATCTGCGTGTTCCTCGGCCCCTCCGGCTGCGGCAAGAGCACCACGCTGAAGATGATCAACCGCCTGATTACCCCGACCTCCGGGCAAGTGTTCATCAATGGCGAGGACACCACCGGCCTGGACGAGGTGACCCTGCGCCGGCATATCGGCTACGTGATCCAGCAGATCGGCCTGTTCCCCAACATGACCATCGAGGAAAACATCACCGTGGTGCCGCGTCTGCTCGGCTGGGACAAGCAGAAATGCCACGAGCGTGCCCGCGAGCTGATGCACATGATCAAGCTCGAGCCCAAGCAGTACCTGCAGCGCTACCCGCGCGAACTGTCCGGTGGCCAGCAGCAACGCATCGGCGTGATCCGCGCCCTGGCCGCCGAGGCGCCGGTGCTGCTGATGGACGAACCGTTCGGCGCGGTCGACCCGATCAACCGCGAGATGATCCAGAACGAGTTCTTCGAGATGCAGCGGGCCCTGAACAAGACGGTGATCATGGTCAGCCATGACATCGACGAGGCCATCAAGCTGGGCGACAAGATCGCCATCTTCCGCGCTGGCAAGTTGCTGCAGCTGGATCACCCGGACACCTTGCTGGCCCATCCGGTGGACGATTTCGTCAGCAACTTCGTCGGCCAGGACAGCACCCTCAAGCGCCTGCTGCTGGTGCGCGCCGAGGATGCGGCGGACAACGCGCCGTCGCTGAGCCCGGAAACACCGGTGGGCGATGCGCTGGAGCTGTTGGACGAGCATGACCGCCGTTATGTGGTGGTGACCGATGCGCAGAATCGCGCGCTGGGCTATGTACGCCGGCGCGACATGCACCGCCAGCAGGGCACGTGCGGGGATTTCCTGCGTCCGTTCAATGCCACGGCGGCGCACGATGAGCACCTGCGCATCCTGCTGTCGCGCATGTACGAGTTCAACCGGGCGTGGTTGCCGGTGCTGGATGCCGAGCAGGTGTTCCTGGGCGAGGTGACGCAGGAGTCGATTGCGGCGTACCTGAGTTCCGGGCGCTCGCGCGGGGCGAAGACCAGCATCGTATCGCCGGCCGAGGCAGTGACCTCCTGA
- a CDS encoding ABC transporter permease — translation MNLVDTFAHLDWAQVLQLTWQHIMLVGIAVSLAILVGVPLGILMTRFPVFAGPLQASATVLLTIPSIALFGLLLPFYSKFGQGLGPLPAITAVFLYSLLPILRNTYLALTNVEPGIREAARGIGMTFGQRLRMVELPIAVPVILAGVRTAVVMNIGVMTIAATIGAGGLGVLILTSISRSDMSMLLVGAVLVSLLAIIADLLLQALQRALTPEGLRS, via the coding sequence ATGAACCTGGTCGACACCTTCGCCCACCTCGACTGGGCACAGGTCCTGCAACTGACCTGGCAGCACATCATGCTGGTCGGCATCGCGGTAAGCCTGGCGATCCTCGTCGGCGTGCCGCTGGGCATCCTGATGACCCGCTTCCCGGTGTTCGCCGGCCCCCTGCAGGCCAGCGCCACGGTGCTGCTGACCATCCCCTCCATCGCCCTGTTCGGCCTGCTGCTGCCGTTCTACTCGAAATTCGGCCAGGGCCTGGGACCGCTGCCGGCGATCACCGCGGTGTTCCTTTATTCACTGCTGCCGATCCTGCGCAACACCTACCTGGCCCTGACCAACGTCGAGCCCGGTATTCGTGAAGCCGCCCGCGGCATCGGCATGACCTTCGGCCAGCGCCTGCGCATGGTCGAGCTGCCCATCGCCGTGCCGGTGATCCTCGCCGGTGTGCGCACCGCCGTGGTGATGAACATCGGCGTGATGACCATCGCCGCGACCATCGGCGCCGGCGGCCTCGGCGTGCTCATCCTCACCTCCATCAGCCGCAGCGACATGTCGATGCTGCTGGTCGGCGCGGTGCTGGTCAGCCTGCTGGCGATCATCGCCGACCTGCTCCTGCAAGCCCTGCAACGTGCCCTGACTCCAGAAGGACTGCGCTCATGA
- a CDS encoding ABC transporter permease — protein MAARYGKGLLGWAAVLVILALLIHWIGIDTIARYRDDLGFYLQAHLVLVLASMAAALAVGIPAGIALSRPHRVDKAERFMQLFNVGNTIPPLAVLAIALSILGIGAGPAIFALFLASLLPIVRNTYEGLKNVPASLKEAATGIGMTARQQLWQVELPNAVPIIVGGVRVALALNVGTAPLAFLIGANSLGSLIFPGIALNNQPQLLLGAACTALLALALDALVSFSSKRWLERGLAQ, from the coding sequence GTGGCTGCACGCTACGGAAAAGGGCTGTTGGGATGGGCCGCCGTGCTCGTCATCCTGGCCCTGCTGATCCACTGGATCGGCATCGACACGATCGCCCGCTACCGCGACGATCTTGGGTTCTACCTGCAAGCGCATCTGGTCCTGGTGCTGGCTTCGATGGCGGCGGCGCTGGCCGTGGGCATCCCCGCCGGCATTGCCTTGAGTCGACCGCACCGGGTCGACAAGGCCGAGCGCTTCATGCAGCTGTTCAACGTTGGCAACACCATTCCTCCCCTGGCCGTCCTGGCCATTGCCCTGAGTATCCTGGGCATCGGCGCAGGTCCTGCGATCTTCGCACTGTTCCTCGCCTCCCTCCTGCCCATCGTGCGCAACACCTACGAGGGCCTGAAAAACGTCCCCGCCTCGCTCAAGGAAGCCGCCACCGGCATCGGCATGACCGCGCGCCAGCAGTTGTGGCAGGTAGAGCTGCCCAACGCCGTGCCGATCATCGTCGGCGGCGTGCGCGTGGCCCTGGCCTTGAACGTGGGCACCGCGCCCCTGGCGTTCCTGATCGGCGCCAACAGCCTGGGCAGCCTGATCTTCCCCGGCATCGCCCTGAACAACCAGCCGCAGCTGCTGCTCGGCGCCGCTTGCACGGCGCTGCTGGCCCTGGCGCTCGATGCGTTGGTGAGTTTCTCCAGCAAGCGCTGGCTGGAACGTGGCCTGGCCCAATAA
- a CDS encoding cupin domain-containing protein has protein sequence MSITQFKHTDSAILDSSTPVAVPLGEPVAVTSVTCVERSDGVETGIWECTPGRWRRQIVQQEFCHFIKGRCTFTPDGGEPLVIEAGDALMLPANSLGTWDIQETVRKTYVLIF, from the coding sequence ATGAGCATCACCCAGTTCAAGCACACCGACAGCGCCATCCTGGACAGCAGCACCCCGGTCGCCGTGCCCCTCGGCGAGCCGGTCGCGGTCACCTCGGTCACCTGCGTCGAGCGCAGCGACGGCGTCGAGACCGGCATCTGGGAATGCACCCCGGGGCGCTGGCGGCGGCAGATCGTGCAGCAGGAGTTCTGCCATTTCATCAAGGGCCGCTGCACCTTCACCCCCGACGGTGGCGAGCCCCTGGTCATAGAAGCCGGAGACGCACTGATGCTACCGGCCAACAGCCTCGGCACCTGGGATATCCAGGAGACCGTGCGCAAGACCTACGTCCTCATTTTCTGA
- a CDS encoding polyamine ABC transporter substrate-binding protein gives MRTLLLAPLMLAASVASAADSVKIYNWSSYIAPDTLKHFQQTTGIDPTYDVFDSNETLDGKLMTGNSGYDVVFPSNHFMARQIQGKALKQLDKSQLPNWKNLNPVLLKALEVNDPGNQYGFPYLWGSTGIGYNIDKVKAVLGDNAPIDSWDLFFKPEYLAKLKSCGVAVLDNGPELLPIALHYLGLPHHSQNPADYDKAKALLMQVRPYISYFHSSKYTGDLANGDVCLVVGFSGDVLQAKNRAEEAKNGVKVGYSIPKEGAPMWFDMVAMPADAPDEKAGYAYMNYLLQPEVMANISNFVQYANGNQQADALVDPALKGNTMIYPSDDVMGKLYALEAMPAKIDRIRTRIWTSIKAGN, from the coding sequence ATGCGCACCCTCCTTCTCGCTCCCCTGATGCTGGCCGCCAGCGTGGCCAGTGCCGCCGACTCGGTGAAGATCTATAACTGGTCGAGCTACATCGCCCCGGACACCCTGAAGCACTTCCAGCAAACCACCGGCATCGATCCCACCTACGACGTGTTCGACAGCAACGAGACCCTCGACGGCAAGCTGATGACCGGCAACTCCGGCTACGACGTGGTGTTCCCCTCCAACCACTTCATGGCCCGGCAGATCCAGGGCAAGGCCCTGAAGCAGCTGGACAAGTCGCAACTGCCCAACTGGAAGAACCTCAACCCGGTGCTGCTCAAGGCCCTGGAGGTCAACGACCCGGGCAACCAGTACGGCTTCCCGTACCTGTGGGGCAGCACCGGCATCGGCTACAACATCGACAAGGTCAAGGCGGTGCTCGGCGACAACGCGCCCATCGATTCGTGGGACCTGTTCTTCAAGCCCGAATACCTCGCCAAGCTCAAGAGCTGCGGCGTGGCGGTGCTGGACAACGGCCCCGAGCTGCTGCCGATCGCCCTGCACTACCTGGGCCTGCCCCACCACAGCCAGAACCCGGCGGACTACGACAAGGCCAAGGCGTTGCTGATGCAGGTGCGCCCGTATATCAGCTACTTCCATTCCTCGAAGTACACCGGCGACCTGGCCAATGGCGACGTGTGCCTGGTGGTGGGTTTCTCGGGCGACGTGCTGCAGGCGAAGAACCGTGCCGAGGAGGCCAAGAACGGGGTGAAGGTGGGCTACTCGATCCCGAAGGAAGGCGCGCCGATGTGGTTCGACATGGTGGCCATGCCGGCCGACGCACCTGACGAGAAGGCCGGGTATGCGTACATGAACTACCTGTTGCAGCCGGAAGTGATGGCCAACATCAGCAACTTTGTGCAGTACGCCAATGGCAACCAGCAGGCGGATGCGCTGGTGGACCCGGCGCTGAAGGGCAACACGATGATCTACCCGAGTGACGACGTGATGGGCAAGTTGTATGCCCTGGAAGCGATGCCGGCGAAGATCGACCGCATCAGGACGCGAATCTGGACCAGCATAAAAGCCGGCAACTGA
- a CDS encoding glycine betaine ABC transporter substrate-binding protein: MKKTIALFLGAALLCAGVAQAAEKPQIRIGARVFTEQTVLAEITAQYLRANGFDVRVTTGLGSNIARQAQETGQLDLMWEYTGVSLVSYNHIDERMPDAAATYARVKELDAKKGLVWLAPSKFSNTYALGLPKAVAEAYPQINSISDLNQVLRDEHDRNHLVALDTEFANRPDGLVGLRELYELPLDRRNIRQMDGGLVYTAMRNNQVFAGLVYTTDGRLSAFDLKLLEDDKHYFPDYTAAPVLRQAVLDAHPRLATLLKPLAEQLDDETMRQLNAKVDVEHQSPTVVAAAFLREHPLSEVQP; this comes from the coding sequence ATGAAGAAAACCATCGCCTTGTTCCTGGGCGCGGCCCTGCTTTGCGCAGGCGTTGCCCAGGCAGCGGAAAAACCCCAGATTCGCATCGGCGCCCGGGTGTTCACCGAACAGACCGTGCTCGCCGAAATCACCGCCCAATACCTGCGCGCCAACGGCTTCGATGTGCGGGTGACCACCGGCCTGGGCAGCAATATCGCCCGCCAGGCCCAGGAAACCGGCCAGCTCGACCTGATGTGGGAATACACCGGCGTATCGCTGGTCTCGTACAACCATATCGACGAGCGCATGCCCGACGCCGCAGCCACCTATGCGCGGGTGAAAGAACTCGACGCGAAGAAGGGCCTGGTCTGGCTGGCGCCGTCGAAGTTCAGCAACACCTACGCCCTGGGCCTGCCAAAGGCAGTCGCCGAGGCCTACCCGCAGATCAACTCGATCAGCGACCTCAACCAGGTGCTGCGCGACGAGCACGACCGCAACCACCTGGTGGCGCTGGACACCGAGTTCGCCAACCGCCCGGATGGCCTGGTCGGCCTGCGCGAGCTGTACGAGCTGCCGCTGGACCGGCGCAACATCCGCCAGATGGACGGCGGCCTGGTCTACACCGCCATGCGCAACAACCAAGTGTTCGCCGGCCTGGTCTACACCACCGACGGGCGCTTGAGCGCGTTCGACCTCAAGCTGCTGGAAGACGACAAGCACTACTTCCCCGACTACACCGCCGCCCCGGTACTGCGCCAGGCCGTGCTCGACGCCCACCCTCGCCTGGCCACCCTGCTCAAGCCGCTGGCCGAGCAACTGGACGACGAGACCATGCGCCAGCTCAACGCCAAGGTCGATGTCGAGCACCAGAGCCCGACGGTGGTGGCCGCGGCGTTCCTGCGTGAGCACCCACTCAGCGAGGTACAGCCATGA
- a CDS encoding peptide chain release factor 3 has product MTNQAAEVAKRRTFAIISHPDAGKTTITEKLLLMGKAIAVAGTVKSRKSDRHATSDWMEMEKQRGISITTSVMQFPYREHMINLLDTPGHEDFSEDTYRTLTAVDSALMVLDGGKGVEPRTIALMDVCRLRDTPIVSFINKLDRDIRDPIELLDEIEAVLKIKAAPITWPIGCYRDFKGVYHLAGDYIIVYTPGHGHERTEAKIIEKLDSDEARAHLGDEYDRFLEQLELVQGACHEFDQDAFINGQLTPVFFGTALGNFGVDHVLDAVVDWAPRPLARVAHERTVEPVEEKFTGFVFKIQANMDPKHRDRIAFMRICSGKYEKGMKMRHVRTGKDVRIGDALTFFSSEREQLEEAYAGDIIGLHNHGTIQIGDTFTEGEALGFTGIPHFAPELFRRVRLKDPLKSKQLRQGLQQLAEEGATQVFFPERSNDIILGAVGVLQFDVVASRLKEEYKVECAYEPITVWSARWISCDDKKKLEEFQNKAVENLAIDGGGHLTYLAPTRVNLALMEERWPDVKFRATREHH; this is encoded by the coding sequence ATGACCAACCAGGCCGCCGAAGTCGCGAAGCGCCGCACTTTCGCAATCATTTCCCACCCCGACGCCGGTAAGACCACCATCACCGAGAAGCTCCTGCTGATGGGCAAGGCCATTGCCGTCGCCGGTACCGTGAAGTCGCGCAAGTCCGACCGCCACGCCACCTCCGACTGGATGGAAATGGAGAAACAGCGCGGCATCTCCATCACCACCTCGGTGATGCAGTTCCCCTACCGCGAGCACATGATCAACCTGCTCGACACCCCCGGCCACGAAGACTTCTCGGAAGACACCTACCGCACCCTGACCGCGGTGGACTCGGCGCTGATGGTGCTCGACGGCGGTAAAGGCGTCGAGCCGCGCACCATTGCCCTGATGGATGTGTGCCGCCTGCGCGACACGCCGATCGTCAGCTTCATCAACAAACTCGACCGTGACATCCGCGACCCGATCGAACTGCTCGACGAAATCGAGGCGGTGCTGAAGATCAAGGCCGCGCCGATCACCTGGCCGATCGGTTGCTACCGCGACTTCAAGGGCGTGTATCACCTGGCCGGCGACTACATCATCGTCTACACCCCGGGGCATGGCCACGAGCGCACCGAAGCGAAGATCATCGAGAAGCTCGACTCCGATGAAGCCCGCGCCCACCTGGGTGACGAGTACGACCGCTTCCTCGAACAACTCGAGCTGGTGCAGGGTGCCTGCCACGAGTTCGACCAGGACGCGTTCATCAACGGCCAGCTGACCCCGGTGTTCTTCGGTACCGCATTGGGCAACTTCGGTGTCGACCATGTGCTCGACGCGGTTGTCGACTGGGCGCCGCGCCCGCTGGCCCGTGTCGCCCACGAGCGCACCGTGGAACCGGTGGAAGAGAAATTCACCGGCTTCGTGTTCAAGATCCAGGCGAACATGGACCCGAAACACCGTGACCGTATCGCCTTCATGCGTATCTGCTCGGGCAAGTACGAGAAAGGCATGAAGATGCGTCATGTGCGCACTGGCAAGGACGTGCGCATCGGTGATGCCCTGACCTTCTTCTCCTCCGAGCGCGAGCAGCTGGAAGAGGCCTATGCCGGCGACATCATCGGCCTGCACAACCACGGCACCATCCAGATCGGCGATACCTTCACCGAAGGCGAGGCACTGGGCTTCACCGGCATCCCGCACTTCGCTCCGGAGCTGTTCCGCCGCGTGCGCCTGAAGGACCCGCTGAAATCCAAGCAGCTGCGCCAGGGCCTGCAGCAGCTGGCCGAAGAGGGCGCGACCCAGGTGTTCTTCCCCGAGCGCAGCAACGACATCATCCTCGGCGCGGTCGGTGTGCTGCAGTTCGACGTGGTCGCCAGCCGCCTGAAGGAAGAGTACAAGGTCGAGTGCGCCTATGAGCCGATCACCGTCTGGTCGGCGCGCTGGATCAGCTGCGACGACAAGAAGAAGCTCGAGGAATTCCAGAACAAGGCGGTGGAGAACCTGGCCATCGACGGCGGTGGCCACCTGACCTACCTGGCCCCGACTCGGGTCAACCTGGCGCTGATGGAAGAGCGCTGGCCGGATGTGAAATTCCGCGCGACTCGCGAGCACCACTAA
- a CDS encoding FecR family protein: MKQHAPDPVGEQAASWFARAQDAPHDNTVQAALQAWLAQHPRHRQEYERLAQLWCAADFIPRQRLEALCQPEPVRQLPRRRLLRQALAAGVAVVALGLGWTGWQYQQLNHQDTLSTALGERRQVELPDGSRLELNSATQVQVMFSSGQRHVRLGAGEAMFIVAHDSGRPFVVSTAQGDVTVTGTRFDVRQDPGSTRVAVEQGSVKVQGAAESLALLTAGQGSHIDAQGKVAAPYAIDANAVTAWRQGKLVFDNAPLSEVVAEVSRYRAQPLHVAGKAAALRLSSTFSSDDPDALLRALPSILPVRVKTLADGSSEIVLK; the protein is encoded by the coding sequence ATGAAACAGCACGCGCCCGATCCCGTGGGCGAGCAGGCGGCCAGCTGGTTCGCCCGGGCCCAGGACGCGCCGCACGACAATACCGTGCAGGCGGCGTTGCAGGCGTGGCTGGCGCAGCACCCGCGGCACCGGCAAGAGTATGAGCGCCTGGCGCAGCTGTGGTGTGCCGCCGACTTCATCCCCCGGCAACGCCTCGAAGCGCTGTGCCAGCCCGAGCCGGTACGTCAGTTGCCGCGCCGACGCCTGTTGCGCCAGGCATTGGCGGCCGGGGTGGCGGTGGTCGCGCTGGGGCTGGGCTGGACAGGTTGGCAGTATCAGCAGCTCAACCATCAGGACACCTTGAGCACGGCCCTGGGCGAGCGGCGTCAGGTCGAGTTGCCGGACGGTTCACGGTTGGAGCTCAACAGTGCCACCCAGGTGCAGGTGATGTTCTCTTCGGGGCAGCGCCATGTGCGCCTGGGCGCGGGCGAGGCGATGTTCATCGTCGCCCATGACAGTGGCCGGCCATTTGTGGTGAGCACTGCCCAGGGCGATGTCACCGTTACCGGCACCCGCTTCGATGTGCGACAGGATCCGGGAAGCACTCGCGTGGCGGTGGAGCAGGGTTCGGTGAAGGTACAGGGCGCGGCCGAGTCGCTGGCGCTGCTCACTGCCGGCCAGGGTTCGCATATCGATGCGCAGGGCAAGGTCGCCGCGCCCTATGCCATCGATGCCAACGCCGTGACCGCCTGGCGCCAGGGCAAGCTGGTGTTCGACAATGCCCCGCTGAGCGAAGTGGTGGCGGAGGTCTCGCGCTACCGCGCCCAGCCGCTGCATGTGGCCGGCAAGGCCGCCGCGCTGCGCCTGTCGAGCACCTTCAGTAGCGACGATCCGGATGCCCTGTTGCGGGCCTTGCCGAGCATCCTGCCGGTGCGGGTGAAGACCCTTGCGGACGGCTCCAGCGAAATTGTTCTGAAATAG